In Flavobacterium praedii, the DNA window TTTATGTTTATGAATGGTTTTCATACCACTTTCTTAACAATCTTTTTTCAAAACATTACACTCTGCGGTGATGGTGCATTTAGTTTAATAGTGTTTACTATTATTTTAATTTCGTTTAAAAAGCACCGCGAATTAGCTATACTTTTATTACTTAGTTATGTAAGTTCTGGTATTTTATCTCAAATAATAAAGCTTTTTGTGACTTCGCCAAGACCGAGTGTTTATTTTGAATCCCATCATTATGCCTACTATTTGGATACTTTTTCAAATTGCAGAATCGGATTTCGCAGTTTTCCGTCAGGCCATACTGCTTCTGCATTTGCAATGGTCACCGTTTTTACAAATTATTTAAAAAAAAGACACATTTGGGCTTTTTCATTATTATTTGCAATAGTAGTAGGATACTCGCGTATTTATTTGGCACATCATTTTTTAATTGATGTTCTGGCCGGAGCAATATTAGGCATTTTGTCAGGAACTTTCAGCATTTTATGGTTCAAGAAAAATCAAATAAAAATCAAAAAAAGGACAAGACAATTCACAAGAAAATTCAACTTAGTGATGCAAAATATAAAAACACAACATAAACCAAACATAAATGGATCTTATTAAATTTTTAAAATTTGGGTTGGTTGGCTTTTCTGGTTTAGTCATTGATTTTGCTATTACTTGGATTTGCAAAGAAAAATTATTATTCAACAAATACCTTTCCAACTCATTTGGATTCTTATTTGGCGTTGTTAACAACTATATTTTGAATAAATATTTTACTTTTCACAATAACGATAACCACGTTGCTACACAATTTTTGAGCTTTTTGATTATTTCCATAATTGGTTTTTTATTAAACACTTCTTTCCTTTATTTACTTCAAAAAAATACCAAAATCAATTTTTATGTTTGCAAAGCGATTGTAACTATAATTGTTTTCTTTTGGAATTTTACAGCTAACTCATTGTATACTTTTAAACTATAATGCAAGAAAAACAACAATTAGTTTTAATTATAACTATTGCAACATTTGTTCGATGTATTATTGCATTATCCATTGGTCTAGGCAATGATGAAGTATATTACCTCACATACGCCCAACACCTGCAATGGAACTATTTTGATCATCCGCCAATGGTTGCCTTATTGATCCGTCTAACTACTTTCAATCTCCATTTCACCAATGAGCTATTTGTTCGTTTGGGGGCGATTATTTTCGGAGCTATTAATACTTACCTAATTTATGATATATGCAAAGGAATCAAAAATAAAAAGGCCGGTATAATAGCCTCTCTACTGTATACTGGTTCTTTATATTCTAGTATAATTGCTGGGGTGTTTATTCTTCCAGATTCACCTCAATTGTTTTTTTGGTTGATTAGCGTTTACTTTCTAATTCAAATTGTTTCAGAGCAAGCCAATCAAACAAAAATAAACTACTCTCTTATTTCATTCGGTTTGTTTAGTGGATTATGCATCATGAGTAAAATTCATGGTGTATTTTTATGGGGAGGTTTTGGATTGTATATTTTATGCTACAAAAGAGATTTACTAAAGAATGGTTATCTTTATTTAGGACTTGTAATCACTTTGCTCCTTATTTCACCAATCTTAATTTGGAACGTCGAGAACCATTTTATAACCTATACGTATCACAGTCAAAGAGTCACCATTAGTAGAGGAATTAACCCCTCAAGCTTTTTTAGAGAGTTTTTGGGAGGCGTTTTTTACAACAATCCTATCAATTACTTTTTGATACTTATTTCTTTAATTGCAGTTTGGAAAAACAAAATTGATGTTGAAAAATCCATAAAGAGACTGCTTCTTTTCTTGAGTTTGCCTTTAATTACGTTATTGCTTATCCTCTCATTGTTCAGAGACACACTACCACATTGGTCTGGACCCGCTTTTGTAACGCTGTTGACACTTGCTTCCTGCCACATTTCAGATGAAATAGAAAAAGTGAAGAAAACAAATTCCAGAATGAAAAAACTAGTATATTCCTCTTGTATATTGATTTTAACAATTGCACTTTCCGGAATTCTAATCATCAATTTTTATCCTGGAACCATTGGAAAAAAGGATGAAAAATCTTTAGGCAAAAAAGACTTTACACTTGATATGTACGATTGGAAATTCTTCAAAACTGAATTTAAAAAAATTCGCGATAAAGATCTACAATCAGGTTTAACAAAAACTACTTTCATCCTAAATAACAAATGGTTTCCGGGAGCACACATTGACAATTATATTGCACAACCTTTGGGTTTTGATTTTATTGCTTTAGGAAAACTGGAAGACATTCACACCTATGCTTGGTTGAATGCCTATAGAAAACAGCTTAAAA includes these proteins:
- a CDS encoding phosphatase PAP2 family protein, which gives rise to MKTLLEIINKNNFFYIGSLLLIIVCCLFLSIYSRADGFMFMNGFHTTFLTIFFQNITLCGDGAFSLIVFTIILISFKKHRELAILLLLSYVSSGILSQIIKLFVTSPRPSVYFESHHYAYYLDTFSNCRIGFRSFPSGHTASAFAMVTVFTNYLKKRHIWAFSLLFAIVVGYSRIYLAHHFLIDVLAGAILGILSGTFSILWFKKNQIKIKKRTRQFTRKFNLVMQNIKTQHKPNINGSY
- a CDS encoding GtrA family protein, which produces MDLIKFLKFGLVGFSGLVIDFAITWICKEKLLFNKYLSNSFGFLFGVVNNYILNKYFTFHNNDNHVATQFLSFLIISIIGFLLNTSFLYLLQKNTKINFYVCKAIVTIIVFFWNFTANSLYTFKL
- a CDS encoding ArnT family glycosyltransferase, producing the protein MQEKQQLVLIITIATFVRCIIALSIGLGNDEVYYLTYAQHLQWNYFDHPPMVALLIRLTTFNLHFTNELFVRLGAIIFGAINTYLIYDICKGIKNKKAGIIASLLYTGSLYSSIIAGVFILPDSPQLFFWLISVYFLIQIVSEQANQTKINYSLISFGLFSGLCIMSKIHGVFLWGGFGLYILCYKRDLLKNGYLYLGLVITLLLISPILIWNVENHFITYTYHSQRVTISRGINPSSFFREFLGGVFYNNPINYFLILISLIAVWKNKIDVEKSIKRLLLFLSLPLITLLLILSLFRDTLPHWSGPAFVTLLTLASCHISDEIEKVKKTNSRMKKLVYSSCILILTIALSGILIINFYPGTIGKKDEKSLGKKDFTLDMYDWKFFKTEFKKIRDKDLQSGLTKTTFILNNKWFPGAHIDNYIAQPLGFDFIALGKLEDIHTYAWLNAYRKQLKIGDDAYFITVSNSFSDPKELYLKSFNKINTPVVIKQFRNKKPTRNMLVYLLQNYTGE